In Moorella sp. Hama-1, a single genomic region encodes these proteins:
- a CDS encoding gamma-glutamyl-gamma-aminobutyrate hydrolase family protein — protein MGIPRIGLTCDLDPDWGRIIMREAYCQAILAAGGLPVLLPVVAPEAVPGYLGLIEGLVLTGGGDIQPSFFGAGTTAILHKVLPQRDAFELALTRAALAAGKPILAICRGIQVLNVAAGGDLYQDIPAEIPGALNHDQEQPRHQPSHRLATIPGTRLAGLLGPEAQVNSLHHQAVRRLGEGLRIAATAPDGVIEGLEGQGPNVVLGVQWHPEDLYPGDGRQKALFEYFVEAIGG, from the coding sequence ATGGGGATACCAAGGATCGGGCTGACCTGCGACCTGGATCCTGACTGGGGCCGGATTATCATGCGGGAGGCATACTGCCAGGCCATTCTGGCGGCCGGGGGGCTGCCGGTGCTCCTGCCGGTGGTTGCTCCGGAGGCGGTGCCGGGGTACCTGGGGCTAATCGAGGGACTCGTTTTGACGGGGGGCGGCGATATTCAACCGTCCTTTTTTGGCGCCGGGACGACAGCTATCCTGCATAAGGTCCTGCCCCAGCGCGACGCCTTTGAGCTGGCCCTGACCCGGGCCGCCCTGGCGGCAGGGAAACCCATCCTGGCCATTTGCCGGGGTATCCAGGTCTTAAATGTAGCCGCCGGCGGCGACCTGTATCAGGATATCCCGGCCGAAATACCGGGAGCCCTCAACCACGACCAGGAACAGCCCCGGCACCAGCCGTCCCACCGGCTGGCCACAATACCAGGCACCCGCCTGGCAGGCCTTTTGGGACCGGAGGCCCAGGTCAATAGCCTGCACCACCAGGCAGTGCGGCGTTTGGGGGAAGGCCTGCGGATCGCTGCCACGGCCCCCGATGGTGTGATTGAGGGGCTAGAAGGCCAGGGGCCAAATGTGGTCCTGGGTGTCCAGTGGCACCCCGAGGACCTGTATCCTGGGGATGGCCGTCAAAAGGCTTTATTTGAATATTTTGTCGAAGCGATCGGTGGATAA
- a CDS encoding type II toxin-antitoxin system PemK/MazF family toxin — protein sequence MLVRRGDVFYAHLNPVVGSEQGGTRPVLIIQNDIGNQYSPTTIVAAITSQIAKAKLPTHVEIAASKSGLERDSVILLEQIRTIDKSRLKQKVAVLDDEILERVNRALEISLGLVEV from the coding sequence ATGCTGGTACGGCGCGGGGATGTCTTTTATGCCCATCTCAACCCGGTGGTTGGTTCCGAGCAAGGCGGAACCCGCCCGGTACTTATCATTCAAAATGACATTGGCAACCAGTATAGCCCTACCACCATTGTGGCTGCCATTACCTCCCAGATTGCCAAGGCCAAGTTGCCCACCCACGTAGAAATTGCGGCCAGCAAAAGCGGCCTGGAGCGGGATTCTGTTATCCTGCTGGAACAGATCCGTACCATCGACAAAAGCCGCCTCAAACAAAAGGTGGCCGTCCTGGATGATGAAATCCTGGAGAGGGTCAACCGGGCCCTGGAGATCAGCCTGGGCCTGGTAGAAGTGTGA
- a CDS encoding CopG family ribbon-helix-helix protein has protein sequence MPGVKRIMISLPESLLAEVDGLATLEKRNRSEFIREAMKLYITERKRRNIREQMKRGYQEMAPINLALAVENYDIENEVQRYYDKSLAECK, from the coding sequence TTGCCAGGTGTCAAGCGGATCATGATCAGCTTGCCGGAGAGCCTCCTGGCCGAGGTTGACGGCCTGGCGACCTTGGAAAAGCGCAATCGCAGCGAATTTATCCGGGAAGCTATGAAGTTATATATCACCGAACGTAAACGGCGTAATATCCGTGAACAGATGAAACGGGGATACCAGGAAATGGCACCTATCAATTTAGCCCTTGCAGTGGAAAACTATGATATAGAGAATGAAGTGCAACGGTACTACGATAAAAGCCTGGCGGAGTGTAAATAA